A region from the Pyrinomonadaceae bacterium genome encodes:
- the murB gene encoding UDP-N-acetylmuramate dehydrogenase, giving the protein MKTDRNTVEQIAAELGVNAERGRRFAELTSLRVGGTIDWVISPKTEEQAAALVGALEKSDIAWRPLGSGSNVLADDGEHHYVIVSLKDLKAEPKFDGERVSVSAGYSLPRLCIDAARHDLSGIEGLNGIPGTVGGALWMNAGAYDQEIGTVVETVRVARDGRVKEIPGSEVQWNYRHTSFREGELLLGATLLLHRDDPARIRERMEKAKGQRMATQPHGTRSAGCFFKNAPSSPIGTGKMIDDLGMKGTRRGGAVVSEKHANFIVTEGEEAKASDALALAEEIRERVKREHGIDLEFEVELWSSK; this is encoded by the coding sequence ATGAAAACGGATCGGAATACCGTCGAACAAATTGCTGCGGAGCTTGGCGTGAACGCGGAGCGCGGACGACGCTTTGCCGAACTCACCAGTTTGCGCGTCGGGGGCACGATCGATTGGGTCATTTCGCCGAAGACAGAAGAGCAGGCGGCAGCGCTCGTCGGTGCGCTTGAGAAAAGCGATATCGCGTGGCGGCCGCTCGGCTCGGGAAGCAACGTGCTGGCCGACGATGGTGAACACCACTACGTGATTGTGAGCTTGAAAGATCTGAAGGCGGAACCGAAGTTTGATGGCGAACGCGTTTCGGTGAGCGCGGGCTACTCATTGCCCCGACTGTGCATTGATGCAGCGCGGCACGATTTGTCGGGTATTGAAGGCTTGAACGGAATCCCGGGAACGGTTGGAGGCGCCCTCTGGATGAATGCCGGAGCGTATGACCAGGAAATCGGAACGGTGGTTGAGACGGTGCGGGTGGCGCGTGACGGGCGCGTGAAAGAGATCCCGGGAAGTGAAGTGCAATGGAACTACCGGCACACGTCTTTTCGCGAAGGCGAGCTTCTGCTGGGCGCGACATTGCTGTTGCATCGCGATGATCCCGCAAGGATTCGCGAGCGAATGGAAAAGGCAAAGGGCCAGCGCATGGCGACCCAGCCGCACGGCACGCGTTCAGCCGGATGCTTTTTCAAGAATGCTCCGTCGAGCCCGATCGGGACCGGCAAAATGATTGATGACCTCGGCATGAAAGGGACGCGGCGCGGCGGCGCAGTGGTTTCTGAGAAGCACGCGAACTTCATCGTCACGGAAGGTGAAGAAGCAAAAGCGTCGGACGCGCTGGCTCTGGCGGAAGAGATTCGCGAGCGGGTCAAACGCGAACACGGAATTGATCTCGAATTCGAAGTTGAGCTGTGGAGTAGCAAGTAG
- the murC gene encoding UDP-N-acetylmuramate--L-alanine ligase, with the protein MFRPFQHIHFVGVGGIGMSGIAEVLANLGFRVSGSDQKKSEVTARLEELGCEITEGHAAENVGDAHVVVRSTAVRDDNPEIAEAQQRSIPVIPRAEMLAELMRMKPYTVACAGSHGKTTTTSMVATVLGIAGLDPTFVVGGIVRSYRSNARLGKSELMVVEADESDRSFLMLTPMIAVVTNIDREHMDYYHDMDDVRKCFADFVNKVPFYGAAVLCLDDPHVQAVIPNVARRRITYGLSAQADISAHDITYDQSFGSSFTVLSGVNALGRVSLRVPGKHNVYNSLAAIAVALELDVPFDTIAHALGEFTGADRRFQFKGEEKGVTVVDDYGHHPTEIKATLSAARIAAPNRRIVVLFQPHRYTRTNDLMDDFASAFNNADVLFVTDIYAASEVPIEGVTAEILTKRIKSYGHKNVEFIGAVEGAPALLAEAVREGDLVITLGAGSVSRASDQLVALLRGD; encoded by the coding sequence ATGTTTCGACCATTCCAACACATTCACTTTGTCGGCGTCGGCGGCATCGGCATGTCGGGCATCGCTGAAGTGTTGGCGAACCTTGGTTTCCGTGTGAGTGGTTCCGATCAGAAGAAGTCGGAAGTGACGGCGCGACTGGAAGAGTTGGGCTGCGAAATCACGGAAGGTCACGCGGCAGAGAATGTTGGCGACGCGCACGTCGTGGTGCGATCTACCGCAGTGCGTGACGACAATCCGGAAATTGCCGAGGCGCAGCAGCGATCGATTCCGGTGATTCCGCGCGCGGAGATGCTCGCGGAGCTGATGCGCATGAAGCCTTACACGGTGGCGTGCGCCGGCTCGCATGGGAAGACCACGACGACTTCAATGGTCGCGACCGTGCTCGGCATTGCCGGTCTGGATCCGACATTTGTGGTGGGCGGCATTGTCCGCTCGTATCGGTCGAACGCGCGGCTGGGCAAGAGTGAATTGATGGTGGTCGAGGCGGATGAGAGTGATCGTTCTTTCCTGATGCTGACACCGATGATTGCGGTAGTGACGAACATCGACCGCGAACACATGGACTACTACCACGACATGGACGACGTGCGGAAATGCTTCGCTGACTTCGTGAACAAGGTGCCGTTCTACGGCGCGGCGGTGTTGTGTCTCGACGATCCGCACGTGCAGGCCGTGATTCCAAACGTCGCGCGCCGGCGCATCACTTACGGTCTGAGCGCGCAAGCAGACATTTCCGCGCACGACATCACTTACGATCAATCATTTGGTTCGAGTTTCACCGTCTTGAGTGGCGTTAACGCGCTGGGTCGCGTCTCGCTGCGCGTTCCGGGTAAACATAACGTCTATAACTCGCTCGCGGCGATTGCGGTGGCGCTGGAACTGGATGTGCCTTTCGACACGATCGCGCATGCGCTCGGCGAATTCACTGGGGCGGATCGCCGGTTTCAATTTAAGGGCGAAGAAAAGGGCGTCACGGTTGTCGATGACTACGGCCATCACCCGACAGAGATCAAAGCGACACTCAGCGCGGCCCGAATTGCGGCTCCTAACCGTCGCATCGTCGTGCTCTTTCAGCCGCATCGCTACACGCGCACAAATGATTTGATGGATGACTTTGCCAGCGCGTTCAATAACGCTGACGTCTTGTTCGTCACTGATATTTACGCCGCCAGCGAAGTCCCGATTGAAGGCGTCACCGCTGAAATCCTGACGAAAAGAATCAAGAGTTACGGGCACAAGAACGTTGAATTCATTGGCGCCGTGGAAGGTGCGCCCGCGCTCCTGGCTGAGGCGGTTCGTGAAGGCGACCTGGTGATTACGCTGGGCGCGGGCTCAGTTTCACGAGCGAGCGATCAGTTAGTTGCGTTGCTGCGCGGCGATTAG
- a CDS encoding response regulator, which yields MITGRKLLLADDSIAIQKVIDLTFTDEGMEVTTVGDGQDALDKLNQFTPDVVLADVFMPGVDGYELCKFIKKDERFRGVPVMLLVGSFEPFDEAEAKRAGADDVVTKPFQSIRDLVSRVGSLVSHEGAARQETADKFSLLGLTQTEEKPADETAVAEESEAAEQADVRVFVEAPSMEPDATVFVEAPLMEIEPTAMPEHTCPPVIDLQTADTKQLEPISTEATRESERFELRVAEEESSATPAQAEFLTVLPPRESAQVKFDDEGVLDLGDIDGFAAAPSEDDFVLDVEVEPVTISSAPIAPVIAPVTESAPIESDRSEITQEFSDGAESSFATVDEPVLTRVTDEPSVEVSAAPLLEPVQTERSQTSGLSSDEIEAISRRVVEQMSDKVVREIAWEVVPELSELLIKRRLEERS from the coding sequence TTGATAACCGGAAGAAAGCTGCTACTCGCCGACGATTCGATTGCCATTCAAAAAGTAATCGACCTCACGTTCACCGACGAAGGCATGGAAGTAACCACGGTCGGTGACGGCCAGGATGCCCTTGATAAGCTCAACCAGTTCACTCCCGATGTCGTTCTCGCAGATGTTTTCATGCCGGGCGTGGACGGCTACGAGTTGTGCAAGTTCATCAAAAAGGATGAACGGTTTCGCGGCGTGCCGGTGATGCTTTTGGTCGGCAGCTTCGAACCGTTTGATGAAGCTGAGGCGAAACGCGCAGGCGCAGATGATGTCGTGACAAAACCATTTCAATCAATTCGCGATTTAGTGAGCCGCGTGGGATCTCTCGTCAGCCACGAAGGTGCCGCACGCCAGGAGACGGCCGACAAGTTTTCCCTGTTGGGTCTGACTCAGACCGAAGAGAAGCCGGCCGATGAGACCGCAGTAGCCGAGGAATCTGAAGCGGCTGAACAGGCGGACGTCCGGGTTTTTGTCGAAGCACCAAGTATGGAACCGGATGCGACCGTTTTTGTGGAAGCGCCGCTTATGGAAATCGAGCCAACTGCGATGCCAGAACACACATGTCCACCGGTAATCGATCTTCAGACTGCGGACACGAAACAGTTGGAACCGATTTCAACAGAAGCTACACGTGAGTCGGAAAGGTTTGAGTTGCGGGTCGCGGAAGAAGAGTCGTCTGCTACACCAGCTCAGGCAGAGTTCTTAACTGTGTTGCCGCCGCGCGAATCGGCGCAGGTTAAGTTCGACGACGAAGGTGTGCTTGACCTGGGTGACATCGACGGCTTTGCGGCGGCGCCCAGCGAGGATGATTTCGTGCTCGATGTTGAGGTCGAGCCGGTCACCATTTCCAGCGCGCCGATCGCGCCTGTGATCGCGCCAGTAACTGAGTCGGCGCCAATCGAATCAGACCGTTCTGAAATTACTCAGGAATTCAGCGACGGGGCAGAGAGTTCTTTCGCGACGGTTGACGAACCTGTGCTCACTCGTGTCACCGACGAACCGAGCGTTGAGGTGTCCGCTGCTCCGCTATTAGAGCCAGTGCAAACAGAGCGATCGCAAACCAGCGGACTCTCGTCCGACGAAATCGAGGCGATCTCACGCCGCGTGGTGGAGCAAATGTCTGACAAAGTTGTGCGCGAAATTGCGTGGGAGGTAGTGCCCGAATTGTCGGAATTGCTGATCAAACGCCGGCTCGAAGAGCGCTCATAA
- the ftsA gene encoding cell division protein FtsA: protein MAKRSTHTIGLDIGTSRVTCIVAATGEDGRLNVVGTGESDSRGLRKGVIVNPEAAVESIRRAVEEAERMSGVEAQEVTINLAGSHIMGFNGQAIVAVASREHEITTDDVRRAIDSACAIQLPAGREIVDRLPQEFIVDDQDGINDPIGMTGARLAVKVHIVTSPVTARQNAINAVNRAGLIVADMILEQLAAAEATLTDDDKEYGSALVDIGAETTGLCVYQRGAVQHTAVFPLGGSHFTNDIAFGLRTPIPEAEKIKRTVGCASSASLSDAMRGEMVEVPSVGGRAPRQLSRQILCDILQPRAEEVLMHVADEIKDSGWSRQLSSGVVLTGGGALLDGMVEIAEQVFDAPVRIGYPERDRFGGLVEDIQSPAWAAAAGLALVSQRAHALEQRSGTAKRGGSGRLTHFVSKFRDRFSSSIF from the coding sequence ATGGCTAAACGATCAACCCACACCATCGGGCTCGACATTGGAACCAGCCGCGTGACGTGCATCGTCGCCGCGACGGGGGAAGACGGCCGGCTGAATGTTGTTGGCACCGGCGAATCTGATTCGCGCGGCTTGCGCAAGGGTGTAATCGTAAACCCCGAGGCTGCGGTCGAATCAATCCGGCGTGCGGTGGAAGAGGCCGAGCGCATGAGTGGCGTCGAAGCCCAGGAAGTAACGATTAACCTGGCGGGCTCGCACATCATGGGCTTCAACGGTCAGGCAATTGTCGCCGTCGCCAGCCGCGAGCATGAAATCACGACCGACGACGTACGCCGGGCAATTGACTCAGCCTGCGCGATCCAACTGCCTGCGGGGCGCGAGATCGTCGATCGTTTGCCGCAGGAATTCATCGTCGATGACCAGGACGGTATCAACGATCCGATCGGCATGACGGGAGCGCGTCTGGCCGTGAAGGTCCACATCGTCACCAGCCCCGTGACCGCGCGCCAGAACGCCATAAACGCCGTGAATCGGGCGGGACTTATCGTTGCCGACATGATTCTCGAGCAACTTGCTGCGGCTGAGGCCACCCTGACGGATGACGACAAGGAATACGGTTCAGCGCTCGTGGACATCGGCGCCGAGACCACTGGTTTGTGTGTGTATCAGCGCGGCGCCGTGCAGCACACAGCCGTGTTTCCGCTCGGCGGCTCGCACTTTACGAACGATATCGCCTTCGGTTTGCGAACGCCGATTCCCGAAGCCGAGAAGATCAAGCGGACCGTCGGCTGTGCTTCCAGTGCGTCGCTTAGCGATGCGATGCGTGGCGAGATGGTTGAAGTGCCGTCGGTGGGCGGTCGCGCGCCACGGCAACTTTCGCGACAGATTCTTTGCGACATCCTGCAACCGCGCGCCGAAGAAGTTTTGATGCACGTCGCCGACGAGATCAAAGACTCAGGATGGAGTCGCCAATTGTCGAGTGGCGTAGTGCTGACCGGCGGCGGCGCTTTGCTCGACGGCATGGTTGAGATCGCTGAACAGGTCTTTGATGCGCCGGTGCGCATCGGTTATCCGGAGCGTGATCGGTTCGGCGGCCTTGTCGAGGACATTCAAAGTCCAGCGTGGGCAGCGGCGGCCGGTCTCGCACTCGTTTCGCAACGCGCGCACGCACTCGAGCAACGCTCAGGCACCGCGAAGCGCGGCGGAAGCGGACGCCTAACACATTTCGTTTCGAAGTTTCGCGATCGATTTAGTAGTAGTATTTTCTGA
- a CDS encoding FtsQ-type POTRA domain-containing protein, with translation MKEQVIASRAPRRGNAPAKGLPQRPMRRDGRAVESDRFSVRSLYAYVPRALKVAVVLLALIGLAIGYRAASSAALFQARAVDVIGTSRTSAEEIESLVRRSVSRTGVWRADLSALSAELGRLPGVRRAVVTRVLPDGLRVRITERVPIAVVRSTSGHFLWVDDEGVALGEMQTSDQPPPFFIRGWNEDGTNEARKENSERVKKYQEALREWQTAGLVERVSEISLFDVHDVRAQLTGKDSDIEVRLGSEDLGRRLKDALHYLDEYKQTPRGSSITYVDSQGERVVLGYSSGVKVSAGSDDNAVETNEVAANASDTVTAAASNAETSEKPADKKPRARAPGTAPKPAASPRSVKRPIANRNG, from the coding sequence ATGAAGGAACAAGTCATCGCATCACGCGCACCCCGGCGCGGAAACGCACCGGCGAAGGGATTACCGCAACGGCCAATGCGGCGCGACGGCCGCGCCGTTGAGTCCGACAGATTTTCGGTGCGGTCGCTCTACGCGTACGTCCCAAGAGCGCTGAAGGTCGCAGTCGTCCTGCTTGCGCTCATCGGCCTGGCCATTGGTTATCGCGCCGCTTCATCTGCGGCGCTGTTCCAGGCGCGCGCCGTGGATGTCATCGGCACTTCGAGAACTTCTGCCGAAGAGATCGAGAGCCTGGTCCGGCGCAGCGTGTCGCGCACCGGTGTTTGGCGGGCGGATTTGTCTGCCTTGAGCGCCGAACTGGGAAGGTTGCCGGGGGTGCGTCGCGCAGTCGTTACGCGCGTGCTTCCGGATGGTTTGCGTGTGCGCATCACTGAACGGGTGCCGATCGCGGTCGTGCGCTCCACGTCGGGGCACTTCCTTTGGGTGGATGACGAAGGGGTGGCCTTGGGCGAGATGCAGACGAGCGATCAGCCGCCCCCGTTTTTCATCCGCGGTTGGAATGAAGACGGCACCAACGAAGCGCGTAAAGAAAATTCTGAACGTGTAAAGAAGTATCAGGAAGCATTACGCGAGTGGCAAACGGCGGGGTTAGTTGAGCGCGTGAGCGAGATCAGCTTGTTCGACGTACATGACGTCCGCGCCCAGTTGACCGGCAAAGATTCGGACATTGAAGTGCGTTTAGGTTCGGAGGATCTCGGCCGGCGTTTGAAAGATGCGCTCCATTATCTCGATGAGTACAAACAGACACCGCGCGGTTCTTCGATCACCTACGTCGATTCTCAGGGCGAACGGGTCGTGTTGGGATACAGCTCCGGCGTGAAAGTGTCAGCCGGATCGGACGACAACGCGGTTGAGACGAACGAGGTCGCCGCCAATGCGAGTGACACCGTGACGGCAGCGGCGAGCAATGCTGAGACATCCGAAAAGCCCGCTGACAAGAAGCCGCGAGCGCGCGCGCCGGGTACGGCTCCGAAACCGGCTGCGTCACCACGTTCAGTGAAACGACCAATTGCAAACAGGAATGGCTAA
- the ftsZ gene encoding cell division protein FtsZ, with translation MSAEVNQTHNSASPSGRSINIFIDDEPPITGARIKVIGVGGGGGNAVQRMIDAGIEGIEFVVANTDLQALKRSNAPVKIQLGGRLTKGLGAGADPEVGRQAALEDTDKIIEVLEGSDMVFVTTGLGGGTGTGGAPIVASLATELGALTVAVVTKPFLFEGRRRLQQAEQGLRELHESVDTVITIPNERLFAAVSQTASIGEAFKAADDVLRQAVQGISDLITVPGFINLDFADVRTIMQGMGMALMGTGYARGENRAIEATQEAIASPLLEEASIKGAKGVLINITGGPDLTLYEVNEAATIVRQEADEDANIIFGHVIDETMADAMKITVIATGFSRQPMTAAVGAGATMPVTASPRYDVPAPDFGVTPSGSRSRSEDLDVPTFIRKKAD, from the coding sequence ATGTCAGCAGAGGTAAACCAAACTCACAATTCGGCTTCGCCATCCGGCAGGAGCATCAACATCTTTATCGACGACGAGCCTCCCATCACCGGGGCGCGGATCAAAGTTATTGGCGTGGGCGGCGGCGGCGGCAATGCAGTGCAACGGATGATCGACGCCGGCATTGAAGGCATCGAGTTCGTCGTGGCGAACACAGACTTGCAAGCGCTCAAGCGTTCGAACGCGCCGGTGAAGATTCAACTTGGCGGACGGCTGACAAAAGGCCTCGGCGCAGGGGCCGATCCTGAAGTGGGACGGCAGGCCGCGTTGGAAGACACGGACAAAATCATTGAAGTCCTCGAAGGGTCGGACATGGTCTTTGTGACGACGGGTCTTGGCGGCGGGACGGGCACTGGCGGTGCTCCGATCGTCGCGTCGTTAGCGACGGAGCTGGGGGCGCTGACCGTCGCTGTGGTCACGAAACCTTTCCTGTTCGAAGGGCGCCGCCGGCTGCAGCAGGCCGAACAGGGACTGCGTGAGTTGCACGAATCCGTGGACACCGTGATCACGATTCCGAACGAGCGATTGTTCGCGGCCGTGTCGCAAACGGCTTCGATCGGTGAAGCTTTCAAAGCGGCCGATGACGTGTTGCGGCAAGCCGTTCAAGGCATCAGCGATCTCATTACCGTTCCCGGCTTCATCAATCTCGACTTTGCGGACGTGCGCACCATCATGCAGGGAATGGGCATGGCGCTGATGGGTACGGGCTACGCGCGCGGCGAGAATCGCGCGATTGAGGCTACGCAGGAAGCTATTGCTTCGCCGTTGCTGGAAGAAGCCTCGATCAAAGGCGCGAAGGGCGTGCTCATCAATATCACCGGCGGTCCGGATTTGACGCTCTACGAAGTGAACGAAGCCGCGACCATCGTCCGTCAGGAAGCCGATGAAGATGCGAACATCATCTTCGGTCACGTGATTGATGAAACGATGGCGGATGCGATGAAGATCACCGTGATTGCCACTGGCTTCAGCCGGCAGCCGATGACGGCGGCCGTGGGCGCGGGTGCGACGATGCCGGTGACGGCGTCGCCGCGCTACGATGTGCCCGCGCCGGACTTCGGTGTGACGCCGTCAGGATCAAGGTCGCGAAGTGAGGATCTGGACGTCCCGACGTTCATCCGAAAGAAAGCTGATTAG
- a CDS encoding type II secretion system protein GspG has product MLSTRNLAFLLSILIAAGLSLFAFQTRAAGDLTPKEARRVIARLAGIELPSDAVRIKSISPMGNSAVVVAQVETAFRFVNDKDKWRVAEVRTGDRRWEDMDLLIRALNTEKTSRVRAELETIATALEAFRRERGSYVEAKTEAALVDFLSPRYLARVIRLDAWHRPYEYEGGREAYVLRSLGPDGKSGTSDDVVLAKGSR; this is encoded by the coding sequence ATGTTGTCGACCCGCAATCTCGCGTTTTTGTTGTCGATATTGATCGCTGCCGGCCTGAGTTTATTTGCTTTTCAGACACGCGCGGCCGGCGATCTGACACCGAAGGAAGCGCGCAGAGTAATCGCGCGGCTCGCCGGCATTGAGCTGCCGTCGGACGCGGTGCGCATCAAGAGTATTTCCCCAATGGGCAACTCGGCCGTGGTGGTCGCGCAGGTCGAAACGGCGTTTCGCTTCGTTAACGACAAAGACAAATGGCGTGTGGCCGAAGTTCGGACGGGCGATCGCCGCTGGGAAGACATGGATTTGCTCATCCGCGCCTTGAACACCGAAAAGACCTCTCGGGTACGTGCGGAACTGGAGACTATCGCGACAGCGCTTGAGGCGTTCCGGCGCGAACGTGGCTCTTATGTCGAAGCGAAGACAGAAGCTGCCCTGGTCGATTTTCTGAGCCCCCGTTATCTGGCGCGGGTAATTCGCCTGGACGCCTGGCATCGGCCTTATGAATATGAAGGCGGTCGCGAGGCGTACGTGCTGCGATCTTTGGGCCCTGACGGGAAGTCCGGGACCTCCGATGATGTCGTCCTGGCAAAGGGATCGCGCTGA
- the pdxA gene encoding 4-hydroxythreonine-4-phosphate dehydrogenase PdxA — protein MNRTLARISTHPTKLPNPRSKINVRYHPDMTVSRAESLHATGKSKPRIGITMGDPAGIGPEVVLKAVAEEEVRDVCHPIIIGNAEVLAHNARTLDLQCGYEIVRQGEPLPVKPEAPIIFHLDNLNGFVEPGIESGVAGKAAASYIEAAVNLCGAGEIDAMSTAPINKRALFLGGYSFPGHTEFLASLTGTEEYAMGFVAANLRIVLLSTHVPLAEAIRLVRRERIEKTIRLADRELHRWGVERARIAVAALNPHGAEGGLFGIEEVSEMAPAIESCRVVDGINVRGPFSADTVYLRASRGEFDAVIACYHDQAMIPVKCLSFGEAVNVTLGLPFIRTSVDHGTAFDIAGKGLAEHSSMVAAIKLAAELSLQAGESSRAVEAA, from the coding sequence TTGAATCGGACACTCGCGCGGATCAGCACGCACCCGACGAAGCTTCCGAACCCGCGTTCGAAAATTAACGTCCGCTATCATCCAGACATGACCGTTTCGCGGGCCGAATCACTTCACGCGACAGGAAAGTCGAAGCCTCGCATCGGTATCACCATGGGCGACCCGGCGGGAATCGGACCCGAGGTCGTCCTCAAGGCAGTGGCGGAAGAAGAAGTCCGCGACGTTTGCCATCCCATCATCATTGGTAACGCCGAGGTGCTCGCGCATAACGCGCGGACGCTGGATTTGCAGTGTGGCTATGAAATAGTCAGACAGGGCGAGCCGCTACCTGTGAAACCGGAAGCGCCGATTATCTTTCACCTCGATAACCTGAATGGTTTTGTTGAGCCGGGCATCGAATCGGGAGTTGCGGGAAAAGCAGCCGCCAGTTACATCGAAGCCGCCGTGAATCTGTGTGGGGCAGGCGAGATTGACGCCATGTCAACGGCGCCTATCAACAAGCGCGCGCTGTTTCTCGGAGGCTACAGCTTTCCCGGCCACACGGAATTCCTGGCGTCACTTACGGGCACCGAAGAATACGCAATGGGATTCGTAGCCGCGAATCTCCGCATCGTGTTGTTGTCCACGCATGTTCCGTTGGCGGAAGCCATTCGCCTGGTGCGTCGCGAACGAATCGAAAAGACAATTCGACTGGCCGATCGGGAACTGCATCGGTGGGGAGTGGAACGGGCGCGTATTGCCGTGGCGGCGCTGAACCCGCACGGGGCAGAGGGCGGTCTGTTCGGGATTGAAGAAGTTTCTGAGATGGCGCCGGCGATTGAAAGTTGCCGCGTCGTTGACGGCATAAACGTGCGCGGGCCTTTCTCCGCTGACACCGTTTACCTGCGTGCGTCGCGCGGCGAGTTCGACGCCGTTATCGCGTGCTATCATGACCAGGCCATGATTCCGGTGAAGTGTTTGTCCTTCGGCGAGGCAGTCAACGTTACGTTAGGTTTGCCGTTTATCCGCACTTCAGTCGATCATGGCACGGCGTTCGACATCGCCGGTAAAGGACTGGCAGAGCATTCGAGCATGGTGGCCGCCATCAAGTTGGCGGCTGAATTGTCCCTGCAGGCGGGCGAGAGTAGTCGAGCAGTCGAAGCGGCCTAG
- a CDS encoding response regulator transcription factor, with the protein MSTTPDKISKGRVLVADDDPAILRLVSTILEKEGFSVVAARDGREAYKTLQADADFTAAVFDVVMPHISGPELVRHMRTEKRFMKIPVMMMTAEQDPKLSSDSFAAGAVVFLPKPFTTTQLQTMLRMLVSRAGK; encoded by the coding sequence ATGAGCACAACACCCGACAAAATTTCCAAAGGCCGTGTCCTGGTCGCCGACGACGATCCGGCAATTCTGCGTCTGGTAAGTACGATTCTGGAGAAAGAAGGCTTTTCGGTCGTCGCGGCACGCGATGGACGCGAGGCTTACAAGACTCTGCAGGCGGACGCGGATTTCACTGCCGCGGTGTTCGATGTGGTGATGCCGCATATTTCGGGTCCCGAGCTGGTCCGGCATATGCGCACCGAAAAGCGTTTCATGAAGATTCCGGTGATGATGATGACGGCGGAACAGGATCCGAAGCTGTCGTCAGACAGCTTCGCTGCGGGCGCAGTCGTTTTTCTGCCGAAACCGTTTACGACGACTCAGTTACAGACGATGCTGCGCATGCTTGTCAGCAGAGCCGGCAAGTGA